The following coding sequences lie in one Mesorhizobium sp. NZP2298 genomic window:
- the lptE gene encoding LPS assembly lipoprotein LptE, whose protein sequence is MSLPDREKTELSRLLRRVAFAGLVGSLALVSACTVRPLYSSAPLTTGSSANAELASIAIKPVKTRYAQQVRNNLIFGFGRGAGEPASPLYSLDLSVTEAVESSALVQVGTDEDEPTAGSVTLTASYTLTDAKTGVVITVGKRAITSSFDRPRQEFASYRAQIDAENRAARELAEALQLSIVQDLARHGKAAS, encoded by the coding sequence ATGTCGTTGCCTGATCGGGAAAAGACAGAGCTGAGTCGTTTGCTGCGCCGTGTGGCGTTTGCCGGCCTTGTCGGCTCGCTCGCGCTGGTTTCGGCTTGCACGGTGCGGCCGCTCTATTCCAGCGCGCCGTTGACCACCGGCTCGAGCGCCAATGCCGAACTGGCATCGATCGCCATCAAGCCGGTCAAGACGCGTTATGCCCAGCAGGTGCGCAACAATCTGATCTTCGGCTTTGGGCGCGGTGCCGGCGAACCGGCATCGCCGCTTTATTCGCTTGATCTCAGCGTGACCGAAGCCGTTGAATCCTCCGCCCTCGTGCAGGTAGGAACCGATGAAGACGAGCCGACCGCCGGTTCGGTGACGCTTACCGCCAGCTATACGCTGACCGATGCGAAAACCGGCGTCGTCATCACGGTCGGCAAGCGCGCGATCACCTCCTCCTTCGACAGGCCGCGTCAGGAATTCGCCTCGTATCGGGCGCAGATCGACGCCGAAAATCGCGCCGCGCGCGAACTGGCCGAGGCCCTGCAACTTTCCATCGTCCAGGATCTGGCCCGGCACGGCAAGGCGGCTAGCTGA
- a CDS encoding DNA translocase FtsK — MESKRFPRVNSLKATSPDDPGVERFSGRSDRADSQRPGAAKAGNSPPTVHLGGNESPAWQDYFFLAPNVRFTRTPDYDGSTNNTRREQVAVEESEPLTQPTQQAIAHPAAALQAGSSSPSPLRNPALEAARPLAGDRAVTHERQPAPAPVSAQPRHAGDKARTAAGSRTAATARASTPAASAGEVASPVRTQGRGNARWPYLSDHVFFELMAPYMIESPLPAPRAVSAPRPAAPVVPPRVDIRATPTADPTALFRVIECLPGLQAPSALPDVRPANSNEAASNAPQDARTVVAVPVAATSNAVQVQVAQSADETVQAPAMRASAPLPRVGKIVPATTGEAYELPSEELLQQPPEGQGFYMSQERLEQNADLLESVLEDFGVKGEIIHVRPGPVVTLYEFEPAPGVKSSRVIGLADDIARSMSAISARVAVVPGRNVIGIELPNETRETVYFRELIESQGFRKTSCKLALCLGKTIGGEPVIAELAKMPHLLVAGTTGSGKSVAINTMILSLLYRLKPEECRLIMVDPKMLELSVYDGIPHLLTPVVTDPKKAVTALKWAVREMEDRYRKMARLGVRNIDGYNERAAQARDKGEAVVMTVQAGFEKGTGAPLFEQQEIDLAPMPYIVVIVDEMADLMMVAGKEIEGAIQRLAQMARAAGIHLIMATQRPSVDVITGTIKANFPTRISFQVTSKIDSRTILGEQGAEQLLGQGDMLHMMGGGRIARVHGPFVSDAEVEHVVAHLKAQGRPEYLETVTADEDEEEVEDDQGAVFDKGSVAAEDGDSSYDEAVKVVLRDKKCSTSYIQRRLGIGYNRAASLVERMEKEGLVGAPNHVGKREITMGRRPPVTAPDDDGTD, encoded by the coding sequence ATGGAATCCAAGCGTTTTCCCCGGGTCAATTCATTGAAGGCAACCTCGCCCGATGACCCCGGAGTAGAGCGTTTCAGCGGCAGGAGCGACAGGGCGGATAGCCAGCGGCCCGGCGCAGCCAAGGCCGGCAATTCGCCGCCGACCGTTCATCTTGGTGGCAACGAAAGCCCCGCCTGGCAGGACTATTTCTTCCTGGCGCCCAATGTGCGGTTCACGCGCACGCCGGACTATGACGGCAGCACAAACAATACGCGGCGCGAGCAGGTTGCTGTCGAGGAAAGTGAACCACTGACGCAGCCAACGCAGCAGGCAATCGCCCATCCGGCCGCGGCACTCCAAGCCGGCTCGTCCTCGCCATCGCCACTGAGAAACCCCGCCCTGGAAGCCGCTCGGCCTCTTGCAGGCGACAGGGCGGTGACGCATGAAAGGCAGCCTGCTCCTGCCCCGGTATCCGCCCAGCCAAGGCATGCCGGCGACAAGGCGCGGACTGCGGCGGGCTCCAGGACGGCGGCAACGGCACGTGCATCCACGCCGGCAGCGTCTGCTGGCGAGGTTGCGTCACCGGTCAGAACACAAGGCCGCGGAAATGCACGCTGGCCCTATCTGTCGGATCACGTCTTCTTCGAGCTCATGGCGCCCTACATGATCGAGAGCCCGTTGCCGGCGCCACGGGCGGTCTCGGCTCCGCGGCCGGCCGCGCCGGTCGTGCCACCACGGGTAGATATCCGTGCCACGCCCACGGCCGACCCGACAGCGTTGTTTCGGGTCATCGAGTGCCTTCCAGGCCTGCAAGCCCCATCCGCCCTGCCGGATGTCCGTCCGGCCAACTCGAACGAAGCCGCGAGCAACGCGCCGCAGGATGCCCGGACAGTGGTCGCGGTTCCCGTCGCCGCGACGAGCAACGCCGTTCAGGTCCAGGTCGCGCAAAGCGCGGATGAGACAGTGCAGGCTCCGGCCATGCGCGCATCCGCGCCGCTGCCCAGGGTCGGCAAGATCGTGCCGGCCACGACAGGCGAGGCATACGAACTTCCCTCCGAAGAGCTGCTGCAGCAGCCGCCGGAAGGGCAGGGCTTCTACATGTCGCAGGAGCGGCTCGAGCAGAATGCCGATCTCCTGGAAAGCGTGCTCGAGGATTTCGGGGTCAAGGGCGAGATCATCCACGTTCGCCCGGGTCCGGTCGTGACGCTCTATGAGTTCGAGCCGGCGCCGGGCGTCAAATCGTCCCGCGTCATCGGTCTTGCCGACGACATTGCCCGCTCCATGTCGGCGATTTCGGCGCGCGTCGCCGTCGTGCCCGGCCGCAACGTCATCGGCATCGAGTTGCCGAACGAGACGCGCGAGACGGTCTATTTCCGCGAGCTGATCGAATCGCAGGGTTTCCGCAAGACCAGCTGCAAGCTGGCGCTTTGCCTCGGCAAGACAATCGGCGGCGAGCCCGTCATCGCCGAATTGGCGAAGATGCCGCATCTGCTCGTTGCCGGCACCACCGGCTCGGGCAAGTCGGTCGCCATCAACACCATGATCCTGTCGCTGCTCTACCGGCTGAAGCCGGAAGAATGCAGGCTGATCATGGTCGATCCCAAGATGCTCGAACTTTCCGTCTATGACGGCATCCCGCATCTGCTGACGCCCGTCGTCACCGATCCCAAGAAGGCGGTCACCGCGCTCAAATGGGCGGTGCGCGAGATGGAGGACCGCTATCGCAAGATGGCGCGGCTCGGCGTGCGCAACATCGACGGCTACAATGAGCGCGCCGCCCAGGCCCGCGACAAGGGCGAGGCGGTCGTCATGACGGTGCAGGCCGGCTTCGAAAAGGGCACCGGCGCGCCGCTCTTCGAGCAGCAGGAAATCGACCTTGCGCCGATGCCCTACATCGTCGTCATCGTCGACGAGATGGCCGACCTGATGATGGTCGCCGGCAAGGAGATCGAAGGCGCCATCCAGCGCCTGGCGCAGATGGCGCGCGCGGCCGGCATCCACCTGATCATGGCGACGCAACGCCCGTCTGTCGATGTCATCACCGGCACGATCAAGGCCAATTTCCCGACCCGCATCTCCTTCCAGGTCACGTCAAAGATCGACAGCCGCACCATCCTGGGCGAGCAGGGCGCCGAACAGCTGCTTGGCCAGGGCGACATGCTGCACATGATGGGTGGCGGACGCATCGCCCGTGTGCACGGTCCCTTTGTGTCCGACGCGGAGGTGGAGCATGTCGTGGCGCACCTGAAGGCCCAGGGCCGCCCGGAATATCTGGAAACCGTGACCGCCGACGAGGACGAGGAAGAGGTCGAAGACGACCAGGGCGCGGTCTTCGACAAGGGATCGGTCGCCGCCGAGGACGGCGATTCCAGCTATGACGAAGCGGTCAAGGTGGTGTTGCGCGACAAGAAGTGTTCGACGTCCTACATCCAGCGCCGGCTCGGCATCGGTTACAACCGCGCCGCTTCCCTGGTCGAACGCATGGAGAAAGAAGGATTGGTCGGCGCGCCGAACCACGTCGGCAAGCGCGAGATCACCATGGGGCGGCGGCCGCCGGTGACCGCGCCTGACGACGACGGCACGGACTGA